Below is a genomic region from Streptomyces sp. RPA4-2.
CCGGCCGTGCAGAAGGCGGCGTACGAGGCGCTCGGCGACAAGAAGGGCGGGGCCGTCGCCATCGACCCCACGACCGGCAGGATCCTCGCCGCCGTCTCCACCCCGTCGTACGACCCCTCGCTGCTGAGCAGCGGCGACTCCGCCGCCTGGAAGAGGCTGACGAAGGACGCGGACAAGCCGATGACCAACCGGGCGCTGCGCCAGCCGCTGCCCCCGGGGTCGACGTTCAAGCTGGTCGTCGCCGCGGCCGCGCTGGAGGACGGGCTGTACCCGGACGTGGACACGCGGACAGAGAGCCCGAACCCGTACACGCTGCCGAACACGACGACCGTCCTGAAGAACGAGAGCGCCTCCGCGCCCTGTGCGAACGCCCCGATCCGGGTCGCGCTGCAGTACTCCTGCAACAACGTCTTCGCGAAGATGGCCGTCGACCTCGGCCAGGACAAGCTGAGGGCGATGGCCGAGAAGTTCGGCTTCAACGACACCTCGCAGGACGTGCCGGTACGGGCGTACCCGAGTGTCTATCCCTCGGACATGGACAAGTCGTCCACGGCGCTGACGGGCATCGGCCAGTACGACGTCACCGCCACCCCGCTCCAGATGGCCATGGTGTCGGCGGCTCTTGCCAACGGGGGCAAGCTGGTCTCGCCGCACATGGTGGCGCAGACCAGTGACGCCGGCGGCAATGTGGTGAGGAACTACGACGACCCTACGGAGACCAAGGAGATCGTCAGTCCGTCGACCGCCGGACAGCTCCGGTCCGCGATGCGCACGGTCGTCGAGGAGGGCACGGGCACGAACGCCCGGATCCCCGGCGCGACGGTGGGCGGCAAGACGGGAACGGCCCAGCACGGCGAGAACAACAGCAAGACGCCCTACGCCTGGTTCACGTCGTACGCGAAGTCCGACTCGAACGGCAAGGAGGTCGCCGTCGCGGTCATGGTCGAGCAGTCCGACGCGGCGCGCTCCGAGGTCAGCGGCAACGGCCTGGCGGCCCCGGTGGCCAGGGCGATGATGCAGGCGGCCCTCAAGGGCTGAGGCGCCTCGCACGACCCGGGGCCGCCCCGCACCCCGGGGCGGCCCTTCTCCCCTGCCGTCACTTGACGCCGAACAGCTGCCTCACCGGATCGATCGCGAAGTACACGAGGAACAGCGCCGACACGGCCCACAGCAGCCAGTGGACCTCACGGAGCTTGCCGAGCACCGCCTTGATCACGACGTAGGCGACGAAACCCGCGCCGATGCCGTTGGTGATCGAGTAGGAGAAAGGCATCGCGGCGATCGTGAGGAACGCGGGAATCGCGATCTCGTAGTCGTCCCATTCGATGTGCTTGACCTGCGTCATCATCAGGAAGCCGACCGCGACGAGGGCGGGGGCCGCCGCCTGGAGCGGGACGATGGTGAGCAGCGGGGTCAGGAACAGGGCGAGAGCGAACATGCCGCCCGTGACCAGGTTCGAGAAGCCGGTCCGCGAGCCCTCGCCGACCCCTGCCGCGGACTCGATGTACGCGGTGTTGGACGAGGCGGAGGCCGCGCCGCCCGCGACCGCCGCGGCACCGTCGATGAACAGCACCCGGCCGATGCCCGGCACCTTGCCCTCGTCGTCGAGCAGTCCGGCCTCGGCGCTGATGCCGACGATCGTGCCCATGGCGTCGAAGAAGTCCGAGAGGATGAGGGTGAAGATCAGCAGGACGACCGTCAGGGCGCCGGTCTCGCCGAAGCCGCCGAACAGGCTGAAGTGACCGACGAGGCCGAAGTCCGGGGCGGCGACCACGTCGGAGGGGAGCTTCGGCGTGGTCAGGCCCCAGCTCTTGATGTCGGCGGCCGAGTTGATGATCACGGCGAGCACCGTTGTCGTCACGATGCTGATCAGGATGGCGCCCTTCACCTTGCGCGCCATCAGTCCGATGGTGAGCAGCACACCGAGACAGAAGACCAGGACGGGCCAGCCGGTCAGCGAGCCCGTCGCGCCCAGCTGCACGGGCACGGTGGTGTTCGCGACGTCCGGGATGCGGCTGACGAAGCCGGCGTCCACGAAGCCGATGAAGGCGATGAACAGCCCGATGCCGACGCCGATGGCGTGCTTGAGCTGTTGCGGGATGGCGTTCATGACCGCTTCGCGCAGCCCGGTGAGGACCAGCACGCAGATGATCACGCCTTCGATGACCACCAGGCCCATGGCGTCGGGCCAGCTCATCAGCGGGGCGATCTGGAAGGCGACGACGGCGTTCAGACCGAGGCCCGCCGCGATCGCGAGCGGCAGGTTGCCGCCCACCCCCATGATGACGGTCATCACCGCGGCCACCAGGGCCGTGGCCGTGACGAGTTGGCCGCTGTCGAGGTGGTGGCCGAACTTGTCCTTGGCGCTGCCGAGAATGATCGGATTCAGGACAAGGATGTAGGCCATCGTGAAGAACGTGGCGAAACCGCCGCGTATCTCCCGCCCGAACGTGGAACCCCGTTCGGAGATCTTGAAAAACCGGTCGACGCTGTTCGCCGCCGGTGGCACGGAACTTGGCGGCGCTGCCACCTTCTGCGATTCGGACATGGCGATACTCCTCGTAACCTGCGTGGCGGGTGTGCGGATGCTGGCTGGATTGTTCCCGCGTTGAACCGCGTTCAGGTGTTCCCTGTGTTACGGAATCCGGTGCGGCCCGCCACACGCCGTTCGAGGCCCTGCCGGAACGCCCCCGCGGCCACGCATCGCGTCACATGGGGACACCGATTCCCCATGGGTGACGGACGGGGACCGTATACGCGGCCAGGCGTCCCGCCGCGGGCGCGCGCCACGGACCAACGGCCCCGTGCCAGGCGGCCGGGGGTGGCTCGGCAGCACGGATTCGCGCCGCGGAACAACCGCCCGCTCGTTTTCTTCGTCCTCTCCAGTGCGTGGAGGAAGGACACCGGTCGACGGCTCCACGGGTCCGGCCCCGCCGAACCCGGTGCGTTGTCCGGCCCCATGGATCTGCTGGCCTGAGCCCCCCTCGGAGCCAGTCAGAGGAACGCCCCCGCCGGTGACGACCGGCGGGGGCGTTCGCCTTGTCCCACAGGGACGGTGAGAGCATGTCAGCTGACGAAGTACGTCGGGTTCGGCAGCTTGTAGGTCTTGTCCGCGTAGCCGCCGTCGAGGTCCGAGTACTGGTCGCCGAAGTTGGCGACGATGTCGTACCCGAGGGACTCGATGTGCTTACGGGTGCCGGCCTTGTACTGCACGGTGGTGCAGTTCCAGGCGGCGGCCGTGGCGCAGGAGCTCAGGTACGCGGGCGGGTTGGCGGCGTCCTTGAGGAACATGTGGGCGGCGTCGAGGTTGACGTCGGCGCCGACCTTCCTGAGGTTCGTGACCGCGTCGACGCGCTGCGACTCCTTCAGGCCCGAGTTGTAGAAGACCTCGACGCCCTTGGACTTGGCGTACGCGACGAGCTCGGGGGTGCCGAAGACGGCCGGACGGTCGGCCTGGGCCACGTACGACGTCCACGTGGCGCCGTTGTACGTGTAGTTGGTCTTCTTCTCGTAGTCCAGCGAGAGCAGCAGCGTGTCGTCGATGTCGAAGACGACCGCCGGCTTCTCGCCCCGGTGCCTCGCCTTGTGCGCCGCCTTGTCGATGTGTCGCTCGGCGTCCGACTCCAGGCGCGCCAGGTCCTTGGCGTACTGGCTGGTGCTGGAGGCCTGGTACACGCCGTTGCTGTCGAGCGTGGTGCCGTAGTAGGTGTCGATGTCCTTGACCAACACCCCGATGTTGTAGGGCTCGTGGGTCGAGTTCGCCGTCGACTGCCCGGCGGTGGCGACACCGGTGCCGTAGAGGGCGGCGCCGGCGACGGCACAGGCGGCACCGATGGCCGCAGCTCTGAGGGACTTCCGCATGGGTTCTCCGGATCTGGGTGAGTTGGTTAACCGGCCGTTCCGCACCAGGCCACCGACTGTCTACGCGCATCACCCACGACACGCGAGAGCCTTTATCCGATCGATATCTCACTCACGGACGGCACTCGCGCCGACTCATGACCCACGTATGACATGTCCTTGACCGTCCCTTGAACCGGTTCTCCTAGGGTCGGAACGCATATGCGAACGGTGCGTCAGACGGGGGGAGCCGCATGGGTGAGGGCAACGGCGACGGCATGGTCCTGCACATCCGCACCGCCGATCTGAAGCGAGCGGCGCCCGACTTCCAGGAAGGGGCGAAGAACCTCAGCAAAGCGCTCACCACTCTCGTCACCACCCTGGACGGTCTGGGCAAGCCCTGGGGCGACGACGAGCAGGGCACCGAGTTCGGTGACTCCTACTCACCCCTGCAGAAGAAGATCGAGAGCGCCGCGGGCACGCTCGTACTCGGCCTGGTGAGCATCCACGAGGCCATGGACGACCTGGCCGACGGACACGCGGACAACGACCAGTTGATCGCCGGGATGTTCACCGAGGTGAAGGTCACGGGCAAGGACCAGCAGAGCGACGGTGCCGGTGAGCGTTGAGGACGAGGCCAAGAAGATCCTGCTGAAGCTGGGACTGTGGTGGCCGGACGCCAACTCCGGTTCCCTGCGGTCCGCGGCGACCGCGTGGCGTACCTTCGCCGACGCGGTCGACGACGTACGGGGGCCGGTGCACACGAGCGCCTCCTCCCTCATCCACCACAACACCGGTGAATCGATAGACGCGTTCGCGAAGTTCTGGGACCGCTATGCCAAGGGCAAGGACGCCGGCTGGCTGAGCGACCTGGCCGGGTCCGCACGGGCGATGGCGACGGCGCTGGACAAGTTCGCGGACGCGATCGACGACGCCATCAACAAGCTCTGGACGCAGATCGGCATCGACGCCGCGGTGATCGCGGGCGGGGTGGCACTCGCCTTCTTCACCGCGGGCCTCGCCTCCGGAGCCGCCGTCGCGGCGGCGGACGCCATCATCGAGTTCGGCGCCACCATGGGCGTCGCCGTGTCCACCACCGTCGCCGAGATAGCGGCGGGCACCCTGGTCGCTGCCTCCTTCGGCGGGATCGAGTCGGTCACCGTCGATCTCGCCGTCGCCCAGCCTCTGAAGATGGTCACCGGACTGCAGCAGGGCTTCAGCCTGGACGAGGTCAACCAGGCCGCCAAGGACGGCATGATCTTCGGCGGCGCGCTGGGCGCGGGCAGCGGCGTGCTCAAGGCGGGGGTGGAGGGCGCGTTCAGCGACACCACTCCCTTACTGCTGCGGCCGCCGTCGCTCCGCCCCGACCTCGTCGAGCTCGGACCGGCCGCGCGTACCGCCGACCGCACACCCTGCGTCGGCGAGCCGATCGACGTGGCGACGGGCGCCATGCTGATGACCCAGACCGACCTGACCCTGCCCGCCTCCCTCCCCCTCCTCTTCCAGCGCACCCATCTGTCCTCCTACCGTGGCGGTGTCTGCTTCGGCCCCACCTGGACGTCGACCCTCGACGAGTGCGTGCAGATCGACGGCGAGGGTGTCGTCTTCGCGGCGGCGGACGGCATGCGGCTCGTCTATCCCGTACCGGAGCCGGACGTGGCGACGCTCCCGGTGAAGGGCGCGCGCTGGCCCCTGCGCTGGGACGGCAAACCGGACGGCGTCATGACGATCACCGACCCCCGCTCCGGCGTCGTGCGCACCTTCAGCACCCCCTTCTCCTCGGGCTCCTTCGGTGTCGTCCATCTGCCGCTGGACTCCTGGAGCGACCGCAACGGCGCGCGGATCGACGTCGAACGCGACGAGGAGGGCGTGCCGTTCGGCATCCGCCACTCCGGTGGCTACTACCTGGCCGTCGACACCCGGGGCCCCCGCGTCACCGCCCTGCGTCTGCTCGACGAACCGCCCTCCCGCTACGGCCCCGACGGCCCGGTGGGCGACGGCACGCTCGTCATGCGGTACGGCTACGACCCGTCCGGCAACCTCACCGAGGTGATCGACTCCAGCGGTGAACCGCTGCGGTTCACCTACGACGACCAGGGCCGGATGACGCGGTGGACCGACCGCAACGGGACCTGGTTCTCGTACGTCTACGACGAGCGCGGGCGGGTCGTCC
It encodes:
- a CDS encoding HAD family acid phosphatase, which encodes MRKSLRAAAIGAACAVAGAALYGTGVATAGQSTANSTHEPYNIGVLVKDIDTYYGTTLDSNGVYQASSTSQYAKDLARLESDAERHIDKAAHKARHRGEKPAVVFDIDDTLLLSLDYEKKTNYTYNGATWTSYVAQADRPAVFGTPELVAYAKSKGVEVFYNSGLKESQRVDAVTNLRKVGADVNLDAAHMFLKDAANPPAYLSSCATAAAWNCTTVQYKAGTRKHIESLGYDIVANFGDQYSDLDGGYADKTYKLPNPTYFVS
- a CDS encoding NCS2 family permease, whose product is MSESQKVAAPPSSVPPAANSVDRFFKISERGSTFGREIRGGFATFFTMAYILVLNPIILGSAKDKFGHHLDSGQLVTATALVAAVMTVIMGVGGNLPLAIAAGLGLNAVVAFQIAPLMSWPDAMGLVVIEGVIICVLVLTGLREAVMNAIPQQLKHAIGVGIGLFIAFIGFVDAGFVSRIPDVANTTVPVQLGATGSLTGWPVLVFCLGVLLTIGLMARKVKGAILISIVTTTVLAVIINSAADIKSWGLTTPKLPSDVVAAPDFGLVGHFSLFGGFGETGALTVVLLIFTLILSDFFDAMGTIVGISAEAGLLDDEGKVPGIGRVLFIDGAAAVAGGAASASSNTAYIESAAGVGEGSRTGFSNLVTGGMFALALFLTPLLTIVPLQAAAPALVAVGFLMMTQVKHIEWDDYEIAIPAFLTIAAMPFSYSITNGIGAGFVAYVVIKAVLGKLREVHWLLWAVSALFLVYFAIDPVRQLFGVK
- a CDS encoding penicillin-binding protein 2 gives rise to the protein MNKTIRRAAVFTLLLVLSLLIRATWVQFYDGRALADDKNNRRNAIEQYANPLGNIIVAGDAITGSTQTKGSDLRYKRTYTDGSLYAAVTGYSSQVFGATQLEGIYRNLLDGTDDQLKNPLDTVTGKRSDPGDVVTTIDPAVQKAAYEALGDKKGGAVAIDPTTGRILAAVSTPSYDPSLLSSGDSAAWKRLTKDADKPMTNRALRQPLPPGSTFKLVVAAAALEDGLYPDVDTRTESPNPYTLPNTTTVLKNESASAPCANAPIRVALQYSCNNVFAKMAVDLGQDKLRAMAEKFGFNDTSQDVPVRAYPSVYPSDMDKSSTALTGIGQYDVTATPLQMAMVSAALANGGKLVSPHMVAQTSDAGGNVVRNYDDPTETKEIVSPSTAGQLRSAMRTVVEEGTGTNARIPGATVGGKTGTAQHGENNSKTPYAWFTSYAKSDSNGKEVAVAVMVEQSDAARSEVSGNGLAAPVARAMMQAALKG